One genomic region from Stackebrandtia nassauensis DSM 44728 encodes:
- the greA gene encoding transcription elongation factor GreA, with amino-acid sequence MTDNSSTGAWLSQEAYDRLKAELDEHIANRPAMAAEINARREEGDLRENGGYHAAKDEQGKIESRIRYLEDFLRKAQVGEAPVDVKGVTPGSVVTIAFDDDPEDTETFLLGSREISATTDLTVYSPESALGAAILGHAEGDTVTYTAPSGAELKVKVLKLEPFEG; translated from the coding sequence ATGACCGACAACAGCTCCACAGGCGCGTGGCTCTCCCAGGAGGCCTACGACCGGCTCAAGGCCGAACTCGACGAGCACATCGCCAACCGGCCCGCCATGGCCGCCGAGATCAACGCGCGCCGGGAGGAGGGTGACCTGCGCGAGAACGGCGGCTACCACGCCGCCAAGGATGAACAAGGCAAGATCGAGTCCCGCATCCGCTACCTCGAGGACTTCCTGCGCAAGGCTCAGGTCGGCGAGGCACCCGTGGACGTCAAGGGCGTCACGCCGGGAAGTGTTGTCACGATCGCCTTCGACGACGACCCCGAGGACACCGAGACCTTCCTGCTGGGATCGCGTGAGATCTCCGCGACCACCGACCTCACCGTCTACAGTCCGGAGTCCGCGCTGGGCGCGGCGATCCTGGGCCACGCCGAGGGCGACACGGTCACCTACACCGCCCCCTCGGGTGCCGAACTCAAGGTCAAGGTCCTGAAACTGGAGCCCTTCGAGGGATAG